One genomic region from Leguminivora glycinivorella isolate SPB_JAAS2020 chromosome 8, LegGlyc_1.1, whole genome shotgun sequence encodes:
- the LOC125229029 gene encoding vam6/Vps39-like protein — MFHSKINKKRQAQMISLMQTLNDCSEEDRPQKVHSIKILTAQEFFDTKKYAQAINIFKQLNIEPTDVIKLIPELDNKPGKCGKIKGEDLRNAVRALVEYLKWKKKSVGEANGQDGQSVLELIDTTLLKCYVQLNDTKALIDLLRENNYQLEEAENILTLHERFSELVILYQTHGHHWKALQLLKEQAKHSDLSQMRHRMTIHYLQKMGTENLDIIFEFSDSILKEQPEEALKIFTEDKIEVKNLPRENILNFIKNNHKSLVVPYLEHIIHTWNENSALFHNELIIQYTERIMDKDADSQDLSHTKSKLLSFLQTSTHYTPESVIAHFPTDSLFEERAAILEKLGRHEQALAIYIHILGDINCAIQYCEKTHNIHDEDTRDIYIVLLQFLVNPQQGPVGAMAKLPRHPRTEKPDLEAVFSILEKHADKICPVKALSVLPDSLPLSRLNYYLQYAMDNQLAIKRSTQVLKGLLYAEQLQIEDLKEYYESKSILVSEFNVCRVCKKKFRNQNALMLYPNGTVVHYSCGLTK, encoded by the exons atgtttcacagtaaaataaacaaaaagcgACAGGCTCAAATGATATCCCTCATGCAA ACTCTAAATGACTGCTCAGAAGAAGATAGACCACAAAAAGTGCATTCCATCAAAATATTGACCGCTCAAGAATTTTTCGACACCAAGAAATACGCACAGGcgataaatatatttaaacaaCTTAACATCGAGCCTACTGACGTAATAAAATTGATACCGGAACTGGATAATAAACCTGGGAAATGTGGGAAAATAAAAGGAGAAGACTTGAGGAATGCAGTAAGAGCTTTGGTTGAGTATTTGAAGTGGAAAAAGAAAAGTGTGGGAGAAGCGAATGGTCAAGATGGACAGAGTGTTCTGGAACTTATTGATACAACGCTGCTGAAATGTTATGTGcag TTGAACGACACCAAAGCTCTGATAGACTTACTTCGCGAAAACAACTACCAGTTAGAAGAAGCAGAGAACATTCTAACACTTCACGAAAGATTCTCTGAATTGGTAATTTTGTACCAAACGCACGGGCATCATTGGAAGGCTCTGCAACTATTGAAAGAACAGGCTAAGCACTCAGACTTGAGTCAAATGCGGCATCGCATGACGATTCACTATTTACAAAAAATGG GAACAGAAAACTTAGATATCATCTTCGAGTTTTCTGATAGCATACTGAAAGAACAGCCTGAAGAGGCCCTGAAAATATTCACCGAAGACAAAATTGAAGTGAAAAACCTTCCCAGAGAAAATATtctaaattttataaaaaataaccacAAGTCGCTAGTTGTGCCTTATTTGGAACATattattcatacgtggaatgaGAATAGTGCTTTATTTCATAATGAATTAATTATTCAATATACGGAACGCATAATGGACAAAGATGCTGACAG ccAAGATCTGTCCCATACGAAGTCGAAACTGCTGTCGTTTCTACAAACATCTACGCATTACACTCCGGAGTCTGTAATAGCGCATTTTCCGACCGATAGTCTGTTTGAAGAGagggccgccattttggaaaagtTGGGACGTCATGAACAGGCGCTAGCTATTTACATACACATTTTAG GTGACATCAACTGCGCCATCCAATACTGCGAAAAGACCCACAACATCCATGACGAAGACACCCGAGACATATACATCGTGCTTTTACAATTCCTTGTGAACCCGCAACAGGGCCCAGTTGGGGCCATGGCCAAACTACCGAGACATCCGAGGACCGAGAAACCGGATTTGGAGGCGGTATTTAGTATATTAGAGAAGCATGCTGATAAAATTTGTCCTGTTAAG GCTTTATCTGTGCTGCCGGACTCTTTGCCACTCTCGAGACTAAACTACTATTTGCAATACGCAATGGACAACCAACTAGCGATAAAACGCAGCACACAAGTTTTGAAGGGGTTGCTGTATGCAGAACAATTGCAG ATAGAAGATTTGAAAGAATACTACGAATCGAAGAGTATCCTCGTCTCGGAGTTCAACGTGTGTCGAGTCTGCAAGAAGAAGTTTCGGAACCAGAATGCTCTCATGCTTTACCCAAACGGTACCGTCGTACACTACTCGTGTGGTTTAACCAAATAA